In Nitrospirota bacterium, the sequence CGCGAAGTATGCCTGCAGCATGGAGAGCTGATACAGGTCGGTAAGCAGAGGGCTTTTGACGGAATCTATCATGTATCGAGAACATCCAGGGTAACAGGTTTCGCGCCGAGCCGATCCATCTCCTCCTCGGCTTGGCGGCCGTCATCCGGCTTCACGTTGACGGCGCGGATGGCATCGGCGAGCAGGTACACCTCGTAGCCAAGACGGCGCGCATCGCGCACCGTGTTCAGCACGCAATAATCTGTGGCAAGTCCGCCGACGAACAAGCGCTTGATTGTTTGCTCACACAGGCGTGCGTCGAGATCGGTCCCATCAAAGCCGGAATAGGCGTCCTTGTCCGGGGCGGTTGCCTTGGAAATGACGATAGTGCCTGTGGGATATTTCAGGTTGCCGGCGAACTGCGCGCCGCTGGTTTCAGCGATGCAATGCGGCGGCCAGGGCCCTCCCTGGGCCTTGAACGAACAGTGATTCACCGGATGCCAGTCGCGCGTGACGTAGACAGGCAATGCGCGAGCCGTGAATGCCGTGATATAGCGGTTCAGCACCGGCACCACTGCATCTCCATGAGGCACCGCCAGGCTGCCTCCGGGAAGAAAATCGTTCTGCACATCTACAATTATCAATGAGTCGCCCGGTTGAAGGGCGACATGTTTCATTTCGGTCGCGCCCATTATTTACTTGCATTCTGCCGAGTTATTACTTTTTTCCTGAATCTGTCAGACCCATTGATCGTTATCCTTATTCAAGGCATTAAGCTCATGCCAATTGAGCGATAGAACGCGGCCCATGAAATTGTTGTCTATAACAAAATCATCACAACCCCTCAGCAGCCTTCTGGGCAGCATCAATCCAGCCCGACAGATCTCCAGCTGCTGTAGTTTTTTGAACGGCCCTCACCACCTTCCCTGTCTCCACCTCAACCATACGAAGGTCAAGACGCATCTGGCCTCCGATAATAAGATAACCACCGAAAACCATATATCTGGCCCCCATCAACTTCCCCAGTTTTAAACGGGTTGCCTCATCAACGAGCGAGGTCGTTCCAAGGTTCAACTCCTTGAGGGCATGAAGCAGGCGCGCTCTCTCTATTACGGTATATTCCCTGTTAGACAGCGTTTCAATAATCCGGCCTGAGAGAAGTTCCCCCAGGTCGGGCCGCATTGATGTGGAAG encodes:
- a CDS encoding isochorismatase family protein; translated protein: MKHVALQPGDSLIIVDVQNDFLPGGSLAVPHGDAVVPVLNRYITAFTARALPVYVTRDWHPVNHCSFKAQGGPWPPHCIAETSGAQFAGNLKYPTGTIVISKATAPDKDAYSGFDGTDLDARLCEQTIKRLFVGGLATDYCVLNTVRDARRLGYEVYLLADAIRAVNVKPDDGRQAEEEMDRLGAKPVTLDVLDT